Genomic segment of Octadecabacter arcticus 238:
TGCCGATCGCGCCATCCACATATTACCACCACAAATCGATTGAGCTTGATCCTGAGAAGGCCTCTGCCCGCGCAAAGCGCGATACCTTCTTAATGACCAAGATCCACATCTACTGGGAGAAGAGCAGGAAGCGATATGGGGCCGTGAAAATCTGGCATGACTTGCTCGACGAGGGCACTGTAGTCGCCCGTTGCACGGTTGTTCGCCTCATGAAAAGCATGGGAATACAGGGAATTACACGCGGTGATGTGACAACCACGAAGAGTAACCCTGCCTTGCCGTGCCCTGAAGACAAGGTGAACCGAAAGTTCAAGGCACCAGCACCAAACATCTTGTGGGTTGCTGACTTTACCTACGTCAGAACCGCCGTCGGCTTTGTATATGTCGCGTTCATCATTGATGTCTTCGCGCGCTACATCGTTGGCTGGAAGGTCTCTTCCTCTCCCAATGCCCAGATGGTGCTCGATGCTCTGGATCAAGCGCTAGCTGCGCGTCAACCAGATCCAAAGACCCTTATTCATCATAGCGACAGAGGCGTTCAATACTTGTCGATCAAATACACAGAGCGCCTTGAAGAAGCCAAAATCGATCCGTCAGTCGGCAGCGTTGGTGACAGCTACGACAACGCGATGGCCGAGACAATCAACGGTCTCTACAAGGCTGAGGTCATCGAGCATGAGGGCCCGTGGCAAGGCAAAAAAGACGTCGAATTTGCAACGCTCGATTGGGTTCACTGGTTCAATCACGAACGCCGTTTTGGACCCATCGGATACATCGCTCCAGCACAAGCAGAAAGGAACTTCTATGACAGCCTGAACACTGTTACTATAGCTGCAGAATAGGAACTAAACCGTCTCCGGTAAACCCGGTCTGGTTCACATTGCTGTCGTTCACGTCCACCTCAGGATGCTGCTGTGCGGCCCGCCGAAGCGGCCACTCGTGCATCGCGCAGCATTTCGTCGGCTAAAACATCGATCAGCGGACTAAATTTACCCTCACACAGCGTCCCAACGCCTCAACATCCAGTACCACTGTTCTGGATCAACCATGATCCGCGCAGATAGGCTGTCATTGAAAGCATGGGTCATTGTAATGCTGTCGGTGTGTGGGATTGGGGCTTCGAAATCCACGTTGAACGCGTTCCCGTCTTCAGTGCGGATACCATAGGCTGGTATCATGGGTAGGTCGTACTTGAGTGCAAGCTGGGCCGCAGAGAGAGATGTTAGAGCATCATACCCAAGGAAAGGTATTCGCACACCCTCCGAATACTTCTCATCTAATAAGATTGAGATAATACCGCCGCCCCGCAAATGGCGCACAAGAGCCTTGGTTCCCACGCGGCCAGTTGCCAAAATTGGCTTCCCCCCTGCTTCAATCCCCGCAAAAATGCGGCGTTCGTAATGGCGGTTTTTGTTTGGTCGATACACAGCTCCGCTTTCAAGTCCCTGCATTTTGATAACTGCGCGAACAGCTTCCCATTGGCCAAAGTGGCCAGAAACAATGATCGCTCCCTTGCCAGCCGCTTGAGCCTCTTTCAGGGCAACAAGACCAGGGCCTGAGGCGTTGAATTTGTGGTGTTGGGTTTGAAACTCAGCGTCGTGATAGATCTCAAAGAGCGTCCGCCCCATTTGCATGCCCATTTTTTGACCAAGCTTAGCGCGCGCACTGCGCTTCACACCGGGAAAAACCCGTTTGGCTTCACGGTCAAACCGGCGTCTTGCTGGCGGAAACCAACGCATAATCACACCGAATGTCGTTCCTAACCCACGTGACCGCAAATCAAAGGCGCGCCATCGAAGAACAGTCAAAGCCGACCACAAAGGGAAGTATCTGACGTGATGTAAAACTGATTTTAGAGATGTGGAAAGCATGGCTCTATATGAACGGCTTAAACGGCAATACCAATTGAAAACACAGTAACTTTAACACAGCAAATGAACTTACTCTTCCAACACACTAACTCAACACAAACTTCCAACACAGTGTTTTAGGTTGTTGTCAAAAACACTGTCTTACTGGTCAGTGGAGTTGCGCACGTAAACCCAGCTTTGGCACTGGCTATATTTGTTGCTTGCTGCCTATTTTTGGTTGCCCCTTGGCATGTGGGCAGTGCTTGGTGCTAACGGCCCTAACCGGACCTTGAGGCAACGCGCAGCGAACGGCAGCTACGAGCCAAGTGACAGTTTTCTGCAGAGCGGCGAATGGCCGCTCTGCAAGGCTGGCCGAGCGAAAACGGCAGACACTTTTACGCCGATAGCTTGAAGCTATGCTAATTGTTTGACGCGCATTTCATCCAAAATCGCTCCAAATTCCTGAAGATCAAAACCCTCAGCAAGGGCACGCGCAAACAGCGCTTGCTGGGTTTCAGGTGCAAGCCCGCCTTTGGGGGGATCGCGGTCCAAATTGGTCGGAAATGAATACCCTTCTGCAGACGCAGCAATTGCAGCCTTTAGGTCTGAAACGCCCAATGTGCTGTTCTGGTGTGCGGCCATCGCATGGGGATACAGCAATTTGCACATCTCCTCACGGTCTACAGTTTCCATGGCACGCCCGAACGCAGACGACACCTGCAACAAGTTGGCCATGCGGTGAACGTCACTGCTCGTATTTGCGCCGGCCGCATGAAAAAGTGCTGGGTTGAAAAATAGGGCATCCCCTTTCGCCAGTGGCAATTGAATGCAACGCTCTTCAAACAGCGCCCTAAAATCGTCCCGTCGCCACGCGGCATAACCTGCGCGGTAAAGTTGCGAGAACGGCAAAAGCTTTGTTGGGCCACTTTCAACTGGCATGTCACAATGTGCGACGGCACCTTGCAGCGTCAGAGCAGGCGAAAGGTCGTGAACATGCGCGGGATATTCCGCACTAATTTCGGCCGTTTGAAAGCCGAGGTGATAGTCTCTGTGGGCTTGCTGTGCCGCACCGCCTGGATGAACCAGATTGATCTGAGCTGTCATTTGATAGTTTGGGCCAAGCCATGCCTCGCACGCCGCAGCGATGGATGTATTGGCGAAATATCGTAAAAATACATCCGGAGCCTCTTCGCACAGTTTTTGCAAGGAGTTCCATATCCTGTCATTGGACCCAGATGCCGCGAAATGGTCACCTCCACCGCCACTTGCCAGTTTTTCTGTTGCAATAATTTGCTCGTAGATTGCTGTGGCCTCGTCAAGAACGGTAGTGTCCGCGTACGCCCCACGTAAAACCAGAACGCCTGCACCCGCCTGAAGAACACGCGCCCATTCAGCCATAATTGTCTGGCGCCGCTCTTTGTCCTCAAGCGATGGACGCAATCTGGCCATGTCATAAATTGGGGTATTCTTTTGGACGTCGTCTGCGTTCGGAACGGTTGATGCGTTTGCAGTTTGATCAATAAGCAGAGTGAATGCGTTCAGATCACATTCGGCGTTATCAAAGTATCCTGCATCAGTTTCGATATGGTTCATCATTGAATCTCTCCCTGTGTTGCCCTCAATGTGCACCAATGAAACCTTGATTGGCTCACCAAAAGACATCAGAAACACATCAAATGACGCATCGTTTTCCACTTAAAGAAATTGCGAGACAGTCAGGTCTCAGCACCGCGACGGTTGACCGTGCGATAAACAATCGCGCGAACGTCAGCCCGCAAACCAAGGCACGTGTTGCCGCAGCCATTTCCGAACTTGAAGGACAAGAGGTGCAATTGACCGCCCGTGGGCGACGTCTGTTTTTTGATTTTGTCATCGAAGCGCCAACGCGCTTTAGCCGTGAAGTACAGCAGGCCGCTGAACAGGTTTTACCACGTATCGGGAGCGCCGTGTGCCGTCCAAGGTTCCAAGCGCAGGAGATTATGAGCGAAGACGATGTCACCGTGGCTTTGTCGCGCATCGCCAAACGTGGCAGCCATGGCGTGTGCATCAAAGCGCGTGATCTGCCGGCAATTAGGGCGGCGGTGGATCAATTGATCGCATCAGGCATTCCTGTGGTCACGTTGGTTACTGACCTGACCACGACGAAGCGCATTGCCTATGTCGGCCTTGATAATCAAAGCGCAGGTCGCACGGCGGCCTATTTGATTGCGAAAACAGTCGGCGACAGTGCAGGAACAGTCCTGACCTCAAGAAGTAATGATCATTTTTTGGGGGAGGAAGAGCGAGAAGTGGCGTTCAATGCGACCCTGACCCGACTGTGTCCAAACCTGCGCATCATTGATGCAAGTGGGGGCAGCGGCGTGCATTTTGAAACATCGCGTATCATGCAAAGTATTGTCACAGGTCTGGACCAAATGCGTGCCGTATATTCGATGGGCGGCGGCAACACGGCTATTTTGAATGCCCTCGAACAGAACGGGTCACTGCCTGATATTTATGTGGCCCACGATCTGGACAACGACAACAGACGGTTAATCGAAGATGGCCGTCTCAGTTTTGTTCTGCACCATGACCTTCGCGTTGATTTACAAAACGTGTTCCAAGCCTTCTTGCATCATCACAAGCTTACGCCCGCTCCGCTTTACACCACAATGTCTCCTATTCAGGTCGTTACGCCCGAGAATATTCCACCTCACAGCAGACGTCTTTAGAAATAGACACTTGAGCGAGTTGATATGCTTCGCCTCGGTATCATCGGCATGGGGGCTGAGATGACCACTGCATTCTTTTTCCTGTGATCAAACCCGACTTTGGTAATTAACTTAAATCAAGATAGGCCTACTGAATGCTAGATAATTTTTTACCTGAAATTGGACCGTGGGTGGTTTGTGCCATCACGGTTTTCATTGGCACACTTATTCAACGGTTGTCGGGCGCAGGTTATGGGATGTTTGCCGCACCTGTTATGGCGCTTGTCGCCCCAGAATGGGTGCCCGGAACGGTTATCCTTGTTGGGTTCATCATTGGCTCAGGCGCTATGCTTAACACTCGAGATTCCGTCGAATGGAAAGACTTGCCACCCGGCTTTGCAGGTCGAATTTTGGGTACAAGCATTGCCGCCTACATCGCCACGGCTGTTGTCGGGACCGATGCCTTGGCAATCATTGTGGGTCTTGTTGTGTTGTTTGCAGTCAGCCTGACACTGTTTGGTACAACATTTCCGATTTCCAAACCCTCTCTCTTTATTGCTGGTGGAGTTGGCGGCGTCATGGGAACACTCACAGGCATCGGTGCGCCCCCAATGGCGATCCTCTATTCCAACGTTGAAGCGCGAAGATCAGCCGCGACACAGAACGCTTTCTATGGTTTTGGCACCCTAATCTCAATAGTGGCGCTTTCGGTCGCCGGGGTTCTCACCCTGCCACAACTCGCGTTTGCGGCCTCGCTCGCACCGCTAGTACCAGTAGCTTTGAGGACGTCGCGACCTTTAGCAACTCGTTTTGAGCGCGGTGCAATTCGGCCATGGGCGCTTGGGCTGGCGACCGTGTCAGCATTGGCGTTGCTCGCACGCAGTCTGTAAACAGCAAGCCAATAGCGGCCCTTGGCGCATCGGAAGCGAAAAGGCGCTGAGTCTGCACAGCAGACCTCTATGCAAAGCGCAGCGAAGGTCCGCAATCCGCCCTTCATGTAGAAATGTGCATGGCGCAGCATTTGTCACGAACGGCCCTTAGGGGACCTTCGACCGGCCCGCAGCGAACGGCAGGTCTGGGCCCGAGCACTAAATCGCTTCGCGATAGGGGCGCTTGTTTTGGGCGTTGCGCTGAGGTGGGATTTGTTTCGCTTTTTGTGATGTTGGGTGTGTGCTGTTGGTCGAGGTGATTTTGCCTCGATTGACAGAGGGTTTTCCCATGAACATTCAACAACCGACACCAATGACGCCCCTTCGTGCGCGCATGATCGCGGATATGTCAGGGCGCAATCTCGGCCCTGCGTCCCAGTCCAGCCACCTGCGCGCCTGCAAGCGTTTTGCGGCTTGGCTCGGGCGGTCTCCGGAGACTGCCACGCCAGACGATGTGAAGTATTTCCAGCAGTATTTGGTCGAGAGCGGCGTCAGCATTTGCACGCGAAACCAGACGATGACTGGCGTCAAGTTTCTGTTCCGCGTGACCCTGAGACGTCATGATCTCGTGGCTGAGATTTTTCACCTTAAAGAACCGGTAAAGATACCGCTGGTTCTCAGCAAGAAGGAGATCAAGCGCATCTTGGCCATGGCCCCCAGTCTTAAGGCACGGGTGATGTTGTCGCTGGCCTATGGCTGTGGGATGCGCGCAGGCGAAGTTGTGCGGCTCAAGGTCGGCGATATTGATAGCGATCAGGAGATCATCCGCATCGTGCAATCGAAGGGGCGCAAGGATCGCAACGTCATGCTGCCGTCCGATATCTTGGGCCTGTTGCGTCAGTGGTGGAAAGAGCGCCCCACCGGTCAGGATAGAGATGTTCCTGCACCCGAGCGGAACCTGTTTCCCGGCTATCGCAGCAAGCACCTTTCGTCGCGACAGATATCGCGGCTGTTCAAACAGACTGCGCAGGAAGCTGGGATCACAAAACCTGTTACGTTGCATACACTTCGTCATTCTTTCGCGACCCATTTACTGGAACGCGGCGTCGATATCCGGGTGATCCAAGCCTTGCTCGGGCATTCCAAACTGACAACTACTGCGCGCTATGCCAGTGTTGCCACCGGCATGATTGCGGCGGTGGACAGTCCGCTGGATGATCTGAATGGGGCCAAGCGCAAGAAGGGGAAGCCTAAGCCTTCATAGGCCG
This window contains:
- a CDS encoding IS3 family transposase (programmed frameshift), coding for MTKGNSGNRFSTEVRARAVRLALENEADYRTRSECFRSISKKIGCSPETLRDWVNKQAVETGDREGLTQSERAQMKELQREIRELRQANDILRKASAFFAGGGPRPPMEEMIMFIDDHREHLGVEAICKVLPIAPSTYYHHKSIELDPEKASARAKRDTFLMTKIHIYWEKSRKRYGAVKIWHDLLDEGTVVARCTVVRLMKSMGIQGITRGDVTTTKSNPALPCPEDKVNRKFKAPAPNILWVADFTYVRTAVGFVYVAFIIDVFARYIVGWKVSSSPNAQMVLDALDQALAARQPDPKTLIHHSDRGVQYLSIKYTERLEEAKIDPSVGSVGDSYDNAMAETINGLYKAEVIEHEGPWQGKKDVEFATLDWVHWFNHERRFGPIGYIAPAQAERNFYDSLNTVTIAAE
- a CDS encoding lysophospholipid acyltransferase family protein, with translation MLSTSLKSVLHHVRYFPLWSALTVLRWRAFDLRSRGLGTTFGVIMRWFPPARRRFDREAKRVFPGVKRSARAKLGQKMGMQMGRTLFEIYHDAEFQTQHHKFNASGPGLVALKEAQAAGKGAIIVSGHFGQWEAVRAVIKMQGLESGAVYRPNKNRHYERRIFAGIEAGGKPILATGRVGTKALVRHLRGGGIISILLDEKYSEGVRIPFLGYDALTSLSAAQLALKYDLPMIPAYGIRTEDGNAFNVDFEAPIPHTDSITMTHAFNDSLSARIMVDPEQWYWMLRRWDAV
- a CDS encoding phytanoyl-CoA dioxygenase family protein yields the protein MMNHIETDAGYFDNAECDLNAFTLLIDQTANASTVPNADDVQKNTPIYDMARLRPSLEDKERRQTIMAEWARVLQAGAGVLVLRGAYADTTVLDEATAIYEQIIATEKLASGGGGDHFAASGSNDRIWNSLQKLCEEAPDVFLRYFANTSIAAACEAWLGPNYQMTAQINLVHPGGAAQQAHRDYHLGFQTAEISAEYPAHVHDLSPALTLQGAVAHCDMPVESGPTKLLPFSQLYRAGYAAWRRDDFRALFEERCIQLPLAKGDALFFNPALFHAAGANTSSDVHRMANLLQVSSAFGRAMETVDREEMCKLLYPHAMAAHQNSTLGVSDLKAAIAASAEGYSFPTNLDRDPPKGGLAPETQQALFARALAEGFDLQEFGAILDEMRVKQLA
- a CDS encoding LacI family DNA-binding transcriptional regulator, which produces MTHRFPLKEIARQSGLSTATVDRAINNRANVSPQTKARVAAAISELEGQEVQLTARGRRLFFDFVIEAPTRFSREVQQAAEQVLPRIGSAVCRPRFQAQEIMSEDDVTVALSRIAKRGSHGVCIKARDLPAIRAAVDQLIASGIPVVTLVTDLTTTKRIAYVGLDNQSAGRTAAYLIAKTVGDSAGTVLTSRSNDHFLGEEEREVAFNATLTRLCPNLRIIDASGGSGVHFETSRIMQSIVTGLDQMRAVYSMGGGNTAILNALEQNGSLPDIYVAHDLDNDNRRLIEDGRLSFVLHHDLRVDLQNVFQAFLHHHKLTPAPLYTTMSPIQVVTPENIPPHSRRL
- a CDS encoding sulfite exporter TauE/SafE family protein — translated: MLDNFLPEIGPWVVCAITVFIGTLIQRLSGAGYGMFAAPVMALVAPEWVPGTVILVGFIIGSGAMLNTRDSVEWKDLPPGFAGRILGTSIAAYIATAVVGTDALAIIVGLVVLFAVSLTLFGTTFPISKPSLFIAGGVGGVMGTLTGIGAPPMAILYSNVEARRSAATQNAFYGFGTLISIVALSVAGVLTLPQLAFAASLAPLVPVALRTSRPLATRFERGAIRPWALGLATVSALALLARSL
- a CDS encoding tyrosine-type recombinase/integrase; the encoded protein is MNIQQPTPMTPLRARMIADMSGRNLGPASQSSHLRACKRFAAWLGRSPETATPDDVKYFQQYLVESGVSICTRNQTMTGVKFLFRVTLRRHDLVAEIFHLKEPVKIPLVLSKKEIKRILAMAPSLKARVMLSLAYGCGMRAGEVVRLKVGDIDSDQEIIRIVQSKGRKDRNVMLPSDILGLLRQWWKERPTGQDRDVPAPERNLFPGYRSKHLSSRQISRLFKQTAQEAGITKPVTLHTLRHSFATHLLERGVDIRVIQALLGHSKLTTTARYASVATGMIAAVDSPLDDLNGAKRKKGKPKPS